A genomic region of Dunckerocampus dactyliophorus isolate RoL2022-P2 chromosome 8, RoL_Ddac_1.1, whole genome shotgun sequence contains the following coding sequences:
- the LOC129186564 gene encoding protein phosphatase 1 regulatory subunit 15B, translating into MFGNRANEGQLPCGQSLSSPAGLSVASAGLESQESPWIGLLSVLSRPALSFLHKYLPGFTRIPSLADGSNMNSCLVDEQGALLGQLVMPLSQHPVCPAGLLEPRTATTLSWLSGESLREVDIHLSHQPEATHKCSSGNHSLSSQDMKPGAGTDWLRSRTWWSSFFGGDMTHAVLLSHLSRAELGTAHVSPQRTTLDTKESHGMLLLDENAGVHTEDTANNDRVQNRGWSAVDHQVSIGAACCVAGLLARDQDNGYSSLEEEHAHVLLTTHAPAGPSDTTEEAESEENVTQGEKEGSEPAVTPHHCQNKSIAFIMGCPCSDDDVSSQSDDDDDDGFDSEGSSGLSDSTDEDDEASDSDGPLDPEAERLLTSLCRSRDPYNLRNFTAPLHTGRTPPHSLPATSPPSSTQSTPASSPNLTPAAALSLASSPPSGHDTWDDSTSASEVDEAESLRLLSSFASSDPYSLFNFQAPIGTAGSAQGRTASKAPTRLPRRKAQSPPASRKEENVEKLDSSLSELSTSSGLTLRTAKKVRFSDRVEEFFASCGEEEEDRKGPWEELARDRCRFLRRCQEVELSIAYCLQPRHRRLAYRRLATQDA; encoded by the exons ATGTTTGGAAACAGGGCTAACGAGGGACAGTTACCGTGCGGGCAGAGCTTGTCCTCTCCTGCCGGCCTCAGCGTGGCCTCCGCCGGCCTCGAGAGTCAGGAAAGTCCGTGGATCGGCCTGCTTTCCGTGCTGTCCAGGCCCGCGCTATCATTTCTGCACAAATATCTACCGGGTTTCACCCGAATCCCCTCGCTGGCCGACGGCAGCAATATGAACAGTTGTCTGGTTGATGAGCAGGGGGCGCTTCTAGGACAGCTGGTGATGCCGCTCAGTCAGCACCCAGTTTGTCCTGCCGGTCTGCTGGAGCCCAGGACCGCTACCACTTTGTCCTGGCTGAGCGGCGAATCACTTCGTGAAGTCGACATTCACCTCAGCCACCAACCCGAGGCCACACACAAGTGTTCTTCTGGAAACCACTCCTTGTCCAGTCAGGACATGAAACCTGGCGCAGGGACGGACTGGTTGCGGAGCAGAACATGGTGGAGCAGCTTCTTTGGAGGCGACATGACCCATGCAGTATTGTTATCCCATTTGTCCCGGGCTGAATTGGGGACAGCCCACGTTAGTCCACAGCGAACCACACTGGACACAAAAGAATCACATGGCATGTTGTTGCTAGACGAAAACGCTGGAGTCCACACAGAGGACACTGCTAACAATGACCGAGTCCAGAACAGAGGCTGGTCTGCAGTAGACCACCAGGTCAGCATCGGTGCTGCTTGCTGTGTGGCGGGCCTGCTAGCTCGGGATCAGGACAATGGTTATTCCAGCTTGGAGGAGGAGCACGCACATGTGTTGTTGACCACGCACGCACCAGCAGGACCCTCTGACACGACGGAGGAGGCGGAGTCTGAAGAAAACGTGACACAGGGTGAGAAAGAAGGAAGTGAGCCTGCAGTGACACCCCACCATTGCCAAAACAAGAGCATCGCCTTCATCATGGGCTGCCCATGCAGTGACGACGACGTCAGCAGCCAATCagatgatgacgacgacgacgGCTTTGACAGTGAGGGCTCGTCTGGTCTCTCGGACTCCACCGATGAGGACGACGAAGCCTCAGACTCGGACGGTCCACTCGATCCGGAGGCGGAGCGTCTCTTGACTTCCTTGTGTCGGAGTCGCGACCCCTACAACCTCCGAAACTTCACTGCCCCCCTGCACACGGGCCGCACGCCACCACACTCCCTTCCCGCCACCTCGCCTCCTTCCTCCACTCAGTCCACCCCGGCCTCCTCCCCCAACCTCACCCCTGCTGCCGCTCTCTCTCTTGCATCCTCCCCGCCATCGGGACACGACACTTGGGACGACTCGACATCGGCCAGTGAGGTGGACGAGGCAGAAAGCCTCCGCCTGCTCAGCTCCTTTGCCTCATCAGACCCCTACAGCCTCTTCAACTTCCAGGCCCCCATTGGGACCGCAGGTTCTGCTCAGGGCAGGACAGCCTCAAAGGCGCCCACTCGGCTCCCACGTCGTAAGGCGCAGTCGCCACCTGCGTCCAGGAAGGAGGAGAACGTGGAGAAACTGGACAGCAGTTTGTCAGAACTGTCCACCTCCTCTGGTCTGACCCTCAGAACTGCCAAAAAG GTGCGGTTCTCTGACCGCGTGGAGGAGTTCTTTGCCAGCTGTggcgaggaggaagaggaccGCAAGGGTCCGTGGGAGGAGCTGGCCCGGGACCGCTGTCGTTTCCTGCGGCGATGCCAGGAGGTGGAGCTTAGCATCGCCTACTGCCTGCAGCCTCGGCACCGCCGCTTGGCGTACCGCCGCCTCGCCACCCAGGATGCGTGA